A genome region from Anolis carolinensis isolate JA03-04 chromosome 6, rAnoCar3.1.pri, whole genome shotgun sequence includes the following:
- the LOC107983225 gene encoding epididymal sperm-binding protein 1 isoform X1 yields the protein MALRIAFLLYIWIPFLLAANEVSRPCVFPFIFQGKLYSTCTTNGTRKNQPWCSITSNYDRHRRWKPCTLTEYGGNSGGKPCFFPFLYQRRTYYTCTRKYSRGRFWCSTTGNYDINRKWSYCADNRLEESYPTEPCYFPFMYKNKLYTSCTTAGRTDGKLWCSVNRNYDMRPSAVFCEPSEKAPCSFPFMFKNTSYSTCTKEGSIDGQLWCATTADYEKDTKWRACATEEYGGNSNGAPCFFPFIYKSQKRNNCINEDEQNGQYWCATTENYDLDFKFSFCADTKLENLEPLEAGKSRMQPSVSGNHNPPKRQCVFPFIYGGKSYTTCTTDGFNSQSAWCSLTDNFDIDQKWKYCTASDMPSQNSTRPY from the exons ATGGCCTTACGCATAGCTTTCCTCTTGTACATCTGGATTCCCTTTCTCCTAGCTGCAAATGAAG TCTCTCGACCCTgtgtttttcctttcatttttcaaGGCAAATTATACTCAACATGCACTACCAATGGTACCAGGAAGAATCAGCCATGGTGCTCCATCACCAGTAACTATGACAGACATCGCCGATGGAAACCATGCACTTTAACTG aatatggAGGCAATTCTGGTGGAAAGCcatgtttttttcccttcctctaCCAGCGACGTACTTATTACACATGCACTAGGAAATATTCTAGAGGCCGTTTTTGGTGTTCCACAACAGGGAACTACGATATAAACAGGAAGTGGAGTTACTGTGCTGATAACA GACTAGAGGAGAGCTACCCTACTGAGCCCTGTTATTTCCCATTCATGTATAAAAACAAGTTATATACATCCTGTACAACTGCTGGGAGGACTGATGGGAAGCTCTGGTGCTCTGTCAACAGAAACTATGATATGAGGCCCTCAGCAGTATTTTGTGAGccttcag AAAAAGCTCCCTGCAGCTTCCCTTTCATGTTTAAGAACACATCATATTCTACATGCACTAAAGAAGGATCAATAGATGGGCAGCTGTGGTGTGCCACAACCGCAGACTATGAAAAGGACACCAAATGGAGAGCGTGTGCAACTGAAG AGTATGGAGGAAATTCCAATGGTGCCCCCTGTTTCTTCCCCTTCATCTACAAAAGTCAGAAACGCAATAACTGTATAAATGAGGATGAACAGAATGGGCAATACTGGTGTGCAACAACAGAGAACTATGACTTGGACTTCAAATTCAGCTTCTGTGCTGACACCAAACTTGAAAACTTGGAGCCTCTGGAGGCAGGCAAATCGCGAATGCAACCTTCAGTTTCAG GAAATCATAATCCTCCTAAGAGGCAATGTGTTTTTCCATTCATCTATGGAGGCAAGTCTTACACAACTTGTACAACCGATGGTTTCAACTCCCAGAGCGCCTGGTGTTCCCTCACAGACAATTTTGACATAGATCAGAAGTGGAAATACTGCACAGCTTCAG ATATGCCAAGTCAAAATTCAACTCGGCCATATTGA
- the LOC107983225 gene encoding epididymal sperm-binding protein 1 isoform X2 produces MALRIAFLLYIWIPFLLAANEGKLYSTCTTNGTRKNQPWCSITSNYDRHRRWKPCTLTEYGGNSGGKPCFFPFLYQRRTYYTCTRKYSRGRFWCSTTGNYDINRKWSYCADNRLEESYPTEPCYFPFMYKNKLYTSCTTAGRTDGKLWCSVNRNYDMRPSAVFCEPSEKAPCSFPFMFKNTSYSTCTKEGSIDGQLWCATTADYEKDTKWRACATEEYGGNSNGAPCFFPFIYKSQKRNNCINEDEQNGQYWCATTENYDLDFKFSFCADTKLENLEPLEAGKSRMQPSVSGNHNPPKRQCVFPFIYGGKSYTTCTTDGFNSQSAWCSLTDNFDIDQKWKYCTASDMPSQNSTRPY; encoded by the exons ATGGCCTTACGCATAGCTTTCCTCTTGTACATCTGGATTCCCTTTCTCCTAGCTGCAAATGAAG GCAAATTATACTCAACATGCACTACCAATGGTACCAGGAAGAATCAGCCATGGTGCTCCATCACCAGTAACTATGACAGACATCGCCGATGGAAACCATGCACTTTAACTG aatatggAGGCAATTCTGGTGGAAAGCcatgtttttttcccttcctctaCCAGCGACGTACTTATTACACATGCACTAGGAAATATTCTAGAGGCCGTTTTTGGTGTTCCACAACAGGGAACTACGATATAAACAGGAAGTGGAGTTACTGTGCTGATAACA GACTAGAGGAGAGCTACCCTACTGAGCCCTGTTATTTCCCATTCATGTATAAAAACAAGTTATATACATCCTGTACAACTGCTGGGAGGACTGATGGGAAGCTCTGGTGCTCTGTCAACAGAAACTATGATATGAGGCCCTCAGCAGTATTTTGTGAGccttcag AAAAAGCTCCCTGCAGCTTCCCTTTCATGTTTAAGAACACATCATATTCTACATGCACTAAAGAAGGATCAATAGATGGGCAGCTGTGGTGTGCCACAACCGCAGACTATGAAAAGGACACCAAATGGAGAGCGTGTGCAACTGAAG AGTATGGAGGAAATTCCAATGGTGCCCCCTGTTTCTTCCCCTTCATCTACAAAAGTCAGAAACGCAATAACTGTATAAATGAGGATGAACAGAATGGGCAATACTGGTGTGCAACAACAGAGAACTATGACTTGGACTTCAAATTCAGCTTCTGTGCTGACACCAAACTTGAAAACTTGGAGCCTCTGGAGGCAGGCAAATCGCGAATGCAACCTTCAGTTTCAG GAAATCATAATCCTCCTAAGAGGCAATGTGTTTTTCCATTCATCTATGGAGGCAAGTCTTACACAACTTGTACAACCGATGGTTTCAACTCCCAGAGCGCCTGGTGTTCCCTCACAGACAATTTTGACATAGATCAGAAGTGGAAATACTGCACAGCTTCAG ATATGCCAAGTCAAAATTCAACTCGGCCATATTGA